In the genome of Opitutia bacterium KCR 482, one region contains:
- a CDS encoding bifunctional nuclease family protein — MDDILIRAEVLDVCPSPYGYAVFLRADKKIFVIYVDRARGMNMQSALSGMKSERPLTFEFVSQMLDALECSVKSVVIYHVDDGTFFTHVNIVMKNELGEKIAEVDGRPSDTIALALRAGAPIFVSRKVLDSVADMGEAFKKIKGA, encoded by the coding sequence ATGGACGACATTCTTATCAGAGCCGAAGTTTTGGACGTGTGTCCGTCTCCGTACGGATACGCGGTTTTTTTGCGCGCCGACAAAAAAATTTTCGTGATTTATGTGGACAGGGCGCGCGGAATGAACATGCAAAGTGCGTTGTCGGGCATGAAGTCGGAGCGGCCGCTTACGTTCGAGTTCGTGTCGCAAATGCTCGACGCGCTCGAATGCTCCGTAAAAAGCGTCGTAATCTACCACGTTGACGACGGCACTTTCTTCACCCATGTGAATATTGTCATGAAAAACGAGCTTGGCGAAAAAATCGCCGAGGTCGACGGACGCCCCAGCGACACAATCGCGCTTGCGCTCCGCGCGGGCGCGCCGATTTTCGTTTCGCGGAAGGTTCTCGATTCCGTCGCCGACATGGGAGAGGCGTTCAAAAAAATCAAGGGCGCATAG
- a CDS encoding tRNA-dihydrouridine synthase family protein, translating into MADAPFSRNSKKVSFLAPMQDITDAGFMRAVSERGAPDFAIAEYFRIHEYYELEPHILESVLLNPQRVCAQFIGENTEYISKAIAQIRNCYPQIKMLDLNLGCPAPKVYRKNVGGGLLRDIPKIAEILRVMRSEWDGCLSVKMRTGFDSDERFAEIFETVLAGKPDFITIHARTVKQLYKGVPNYSKIAEAVRMCDIPIIANGDISGAKKAREIIESTGCAGVMCGRHAVRNPWIFRQISEELAGLPVFEPTLADVRGYVDALRANIEASSDRMKYADSRLKKFLNFVGTAIDPDGAFLYKMRRAKGMDSLLKVCDEFMLDGGNAQKIFPQEPYAGVCSRPNHEL; encoded by the coding sequence ATGGCAGACGCGCCGTTCTCCCGAAATTCGAAAAAGGTGTCGTTCCTCGCGCCCATGCAGGACATCACCGACGCTGGCTTCATGCGGGCGGTTTCCGAGCGCGGTGCGCCCGATTTCGCCATAGCAGAGTACTTCCGAATCCACGAGTATTACGAGCTTGAGCCGCACATTCTCGAATCGGTTTTGCTGAACCCGCAACGCGTGTGCGCCCAGTTCATCGGCGAAAACACCGAGTACATTTCCAAGGCAATAGCGCAAATCAGAAACTGCTATCCGCAGATAAAAATGCTCGACCTCAACTTGGGGTGCCCCGCGCCGAAAGTGTACCGCAAAAACGTGGGCGGCGGGCTTTTGCGCGACATTCCCAAAATCGCCGAAATTCTGCGCGTCATGCGCTCCGAGTGGGACGGCTGCCTTAGCGTGAAAATGCGCACGGGCTTCGATTCGGACGAAAGGTTCGCCGAGATTTTCGAAACGGTGCTCGCGGGCAAACCCGATTTCATAACAATCCACGCCCGCACCGTGAAACAGCTTTACAAGGGCGTTCCGAACTATTCGAAAATTGCCGAAGCCGTGCGCATGTGCGACATTCCGATAATTGCAAACGGCGACATTTCGGGCGCGAAAAAGGCGCGGGAGATTATCGAATCGACGGGCTGCGCGGGCGTCATGTGCGGGCGGCACGCAGTCAGGAATCCGTGGATATTCAGGCAGATTTCCGAAGAGCTTGCGGGACTGCCCGTGTTCGAGCCGACTCTCGCCGACGTGCGCGGATATGTTGACGCCCTGCGGGCGAACATCGAGGCGTCGTCCGACCGCATGAAGTACGCAGACTCGCGCCTGAAAAAATTTCTGAATTTTGTGGGGACTGCCATCGACCCCGACGGCGCGTTCCTCTACAAAATGCGCCGCGCAAAGGGCATGGACTCGCTTTTGAAAGTCTGCGACGAGTTTATGCTCGACGGCGGCAACGCGCAAAAAATCTTCCCGCAAGAGCCTTACGCGGGCGTATGCTCGCGCCCGAACCACGAGCTATGA
- a CDS encoding RNA methyltransferase, with protein MNAEIERLSKKITPERYAKMLRVLDMRTRKLAVVLEDVYQPHNAAAVLRSCDAFGIQDAYFIENKYLDRISGSVDTGASKWLTLRRYVCAEAVVPKNGISKKHIVSRAAEENTARALRDLRSRGYRIAAAALRSDAVGLEEIPVDRPLALLIGTERMGLSAAAQAEADCVFSLPMAGFVQSFNLSVFSALCMSVLSSRMRAFDDSWKLSEAERDEILFNWLSRA; from the coding sequence ATGAACGCCGAAATAGAAAGGCTTTCGAAGAAAATCACGCCCGAACGCTACGCAAAAATGCTCCGCGTTTTGGACATGCGCACGCGCAAGCTCGCCGTCGTTTTGGAGGACGTCTACCAGCCGCACAACGCCGCCGCCGTGCTCCGTAGTTGCGACGCATTCGGCATTCAGGACGCGTATTTTATCGAAAACAAATACCTCGACAGAATAAGCGGGAGCGTCGATACTGGCGCGTCGAAGTGGCTGACCCTGCGCAGGTACGTTTGCGCCGAGGCCGTGGTTCCCAAAAACGGGATTTCAAAAAAGCACATTGTCTCCCGCGCCGCCGAGGAAAACACCGCACGCGCCCTGCGCGACCTGCGCTCGCGCGGCTACCGCATTGCCGCCGCCGCCCTGCGCTCAGACGCCGTCGGCTTGGAGGAAATCCCCGTTGACAGGCCGCTCGCGCTGTTAATCGGCACCGAGCGAATGGGGCTGAGCGCCGCCGCGCAAGCCGAGGCGGACTGCGTGTTTTCGCTCCCGATGGCGGGCTTTGTGCAGAGCTTCAACCTGTCGGTTTTTTCCGCGCTCTGCATGTCGGTTTTGTCGTCGCGCATGCGGGCGTTCGACGATTCTTGGAAACTTTCGGAAGCCGAGCGCGACGAAATTCTGTTCAACTGGCTTTCCCGCGCCTAA
- the dprA gene encoding DNA-processing protein DprA, with the protein MDEDYKYYIKLCAIPEIGAVSAMRLLKYFGSPQAALSASKSELMKVEKIGEKTANSIIANRDKIDVEKIRARMDAVGARYIHFNDPRYPALLRKIPDPPVGFYIIGDCDFSAPCISIIGSRNCSVYGQITARKFAASFARAGFTVVSGMARGIDSCAHYGALEAKGKTVAVLGCGADVLYPPENGDLYNRLVSHGAIVSEFPLGTRADRQNFPIRNRIVAGLSVATLVVESDIKGGSMITARLAGEQGRDVFAIPGRIDQSTSRGCNALIRDGVRLATCPEDIIDELAFSNQLSFDLKSESAPEPAKPEEPECPQIRLSGDEAEVFKCFESVENLDADTAASLSGLNVQRCLSALLMLEIKKAVVKKAGGIWTKRG; encoded by the coding sequence ATGGACGAAGATTATAAATACTATATAAAACTTTGCGCGATTCCCGAAATCGGGGCGGTATCGGCAATGCGGCTGCTCAAATATTTCGGCTCTCCGCAAGCCGCGCTTTCGGCGTCCAAAAGCGAGCTTATGAAGGTCGAGAAAATCGGCGAAAAGACCGCAAACTCGATAATCGCAAACCGCGACAAAATCGACGTCGAAAAAATCCGCGCCCGCATGGACGCCGTCGGCGCAAGGTATATCCATTTCAACGACCCCCGCTACCCCGCCCTGCTGCGCAAAATTCCAGACCCGCCCGTCGGCTTCTACATCATCGGCGACTGCGACTTCTCCGCGCCGTGCATTTCGATAATCGGCTCGCGCAACTGCTCGGTCTACGGGCAGATTACCGCGCGGAAGTTTGCGGCGTCGTTCGCGCGGGCGGGCTTCACAGTAGTCAGCGGAATGGCGAGGGGAATCGACAGCTGCGCCCACTACGGCGCGTTGGAGGCGAAGGGAAAAACCGTCGCGGTGCTCGGCTGCGGCGCGGACGTCCTCTACCCGCCCGAAAACGGCGACCTCTACAACAGGCTCGTCTCGCACGGGGCGATTGTCTCCGAATTTCCGCTGGGCACGCGAGCCGACAGGCAGAATTTTCCGATTCGCAACAGAATAGTCGCGGGGCTTAGCGTGGCGACGCTCGTGGTAGAGTCGGACATCAAGGGCGGAAGCATGATTACCGCAAGGCTCGCGGGCGAACAGGGGCGCGACGTTTTCGCAATCCCGGGGCGCATAGACCAGTCGACAAGCAGGGGCTGCAACGCGCTTATCCGCGACGGCGTGCGCCTTGCGACATGCCCCGAAGACATCATCGACGAACTCGCGTTTTCGAACCAGCTGTCCTTCGACCTCAAAAGCGAATCAGCCCCCGAACCCGCAAAACCGGAAGAGCCGGAGTGTCCGCAAATCAGGCTGTCGGGCGACGAAGCGGAGGTCTTCAAGTGCTTCGAAAGCGTCGAAAATCTCGACGCCGACACTGCGGCGTCGCTTTCGGGGCTTAACGTGCAACGCTGTCTGTCGGCGCTGCTCATGCTCGAAATCAAGAAAGCGGTCGTAAAAAAGGCGGGTGGAATCTGGACAAAGCGCGGTTAG
- a CDS encoding chorismate-binding protein produces the protein MQIFSDKIFENPTAVLEARNRREFAEMFAKIDALKREKYILGYVEYEAWKIFAEQSPTPDAPNDASTNAPLAYFEVFDGFRSYEPSARSGNFEAALSPDLPRRDYDAAIAEIKNRIAAGDTYEVNFAYPNTLFTDCADDFELFERLAARQPTPFRAFLKNEHLTALSFSPELFFKIECGKISVSPMKGTVPRGDTPEADERNAEFLKTDEKNLAENLMIVDLMRNDLSRVSVAGSVEVESMFDVRALPTVHQMTSTISAKLAPNAGTFDIFESIFPCGSITGAPKLSTMRIIERLEKSSRGVYCGAICLFSPERTVCSVPIRTLERRAGEARFKYRVGGAVVWDSTADGERAETAAKSEFINGRFGLLETMRVENGVPHNFELHARRLENSARELGFAFDADAFRGIVPERDGIMRVELSRGGKLSVSYRKLSECASDKIAVSDVRVDSGNSLLRHKTTKRAAFDSAAKKAAAENLYDALILNERGEITEGSRTNIVVEKDGKLLTPPLSCGVLDGVMRRAMSEKLAEKPLFPSDLENADKIFCINSVRGIKRVYLA, from the coding sequence ATGCAGATATTTTCCGACAAAATTTTCGAAAATCCTACCGCCGTTTTGGAGGCGCGGAACAGACGCGAATTCGCCGAAATGTTCGCAAAAATCGACGCGCTGAAAAGGGAAAAATACATTTTGGGATACGTCGAATACGAGGCGTGGAAAATCTTTGCGGAACAAAGCCCGACGCCCGACGCGCCGAACGACGCCTCCACGAACGCGCCCCTCGCATATTTCGAAGTCTTCGACGGATTCCGCAGCTACGAGCCGTCGGCGAGGTCGGGAAATTTCGAAGCCGCGCTCTCCCCCGACCTGCCGCGGCGGGACTACGACGCCGCGATAGCCGAAATCAAAAACCGCATTGCCGCCGGCGACACCTACGAAGTCAACTTCGCCTACCCCAACACGCTCTTTACCGACTGCGCCGACGATTTCGAGCTTTTCGAAAGGCTCGCCGCCCGCCAGCCCACGCCCTTCCGCGCGTTTCTGAAAAACGAACACCTGACGGCGCTTTCGTTTTCGCCCGAACTTTTTTTCAAAATCGAATGCGGCAAAATTTCGGTGTCGCCGATGAAGGGCACGGTTCCGCGCGGAGACACGCCCGAAGCCGACGAGCGCAACGCCGAATTCCTCAAAACCGACGAGAAAAACCTCGCCGAAAACCTCATGATTGTCGACCTCATGCGCAACGACCTCTCGCGCGTTTCCGTCGCGGGAAGCGTTGAGGTTGAAAGCATGTTCGACGTCCGCGCCCTGCCGACAGTCCACCAGATGACATCCACGATTTCCGCAAAACTCGCCCCGAACGCGGGCACATTCGACATCTTCGAAAGCATCTTTCCGTGCGGGTCGATTACGGGCGCGCCGAAGCTCTCGACAATGCGGATTATCGAGCGGCTCGAAAAGTCGTCGCGCGGAGTGTACTGCGGCGCAATCTGCCTGTTCTCGCCCGAAAGAACCGTTTGCAGCGTGCCGATTAGAACCCTCGAACGCCGCGCGGGCGAAGCGCGTTTCAAATACCGCGTTGGCGGCGCGGTCGTATGGGACTCCACAGCCGACGGCGAACGCGCGGAGACCGCCGCAAAGTCGGAATTCATAAACGGACGCTTCGGGCTGCTCGAAACAATGCGCGTCGAAAACGGCGTTCCGCATAACTTCGAACTGCACGCGCGGCGGCTCGAAAACTCCGCTCGGGAGCTCGGCTTTGCGTTCGACGCCGACGCCTTCCGAGGGATTGTCCCCGAACGCGACGGCATAATGCGTGTCGAGCTTTCGCGCGGCGGCAAACTTTCGGTTTCGTACCGAAAACTCTCCGAATGCGCGTCCGACAAAATCGCGGTTTCCGACGTCCGCGTGGATTCTGGAAACTCGCTTCTGCGCCACAAAACGACAAAACGCGCGGCGTTCGATTCCGCCGCAAAAAAGGCCGCCGCCGAAAACCTCTACGACGCGCTAATCCTCAACGAGCGCGGTGAAATCACGGAGGGTTCGCGCACGAACATAGTCGTCGAAAAAGACGGAAAACTGTTAACGCCGCCGCTTTCGTGCGGAGTTCTCGACGGCGTGATGCGCCGCGCAATGTCCGAAAAACTCGCCGAAAAACCCCTGTTTCCCTCCGACCTCGAAAACGCCGACAAAATCTTCTGCATCAATTCCGTACGCGGAATTAAGCGGGTATATCTTGCGTAA
- a CDS encoding TerB family tellurite resistance protein, producing MKGKILGAILGGLAGGPWGAALGLAAGHFFDSASSATARRENAFAEGMPALFYAVAKLAKIDGHISDAEIREIERIFSDLNFSPEMRKRAIECFRAAKSDGLSFFDSVERLADAFPTSEMRRAAFAVLARVAFADGGAKPEVAEALRGAANRLGLEWHYFDGSRGGSNGGGASREVSRSELSEAYAVLGVEPSASDAEIKRVYREKCRELHPDILKSKGIGDYALKALQDELCRVNDAYSLIQKYRK from the coding sequence ATGAAAGGAAAAATTTTAGGCGCAATTTTGGGAGGACTCGCGGGAGGCCCGTGGGGGGCGGCTCTCGGTCTGGCGGCGGGGCACTTTTTCGACTCGGCTTCGTCCGCCACCGCCCGACGCGAAAACGCCTTTGCCGAAGGCATGCCCGCGCTTTTCTACGCCGTCGCAAAGCTCGCGAAAATCGACGGGCACATAAGCGACGCCGAAATCCGCGAAATAGAGCGCATTTTCTCCGACTTGAATTTTTCCCCGGAAATGCGCAAAAGGGCCATTGAATGCTTCCGCGCGGCGAAGTCGGACGGACTTTCGTTTTTCGACTCCGTGGAGCGGCTCGCCGACGCGTTCCCGACTTCCGAAATGCGCCGCGCGGCGTTTGCGGTCTTGGCGCGGGTGGCGTTTGCCGACGGCGGCGCGAAGCCCGAAGTTGCCGAGGCTCTGCGCGGGGCGGCAAACCGCTTGGGCTTGGAATGGCATTATTTCGACGGCTCGCGGGGAGGCTCGAACGGCGGCGGCGCATCCCGCGAGGTTTCGCGCTCGGAGCTTTCCGAGGCGTACGCGGTGCTCGGCGTGGAGCCATCCGCCTCCGACGCCGAAATCAAGCGCGTCTACCGCGAAAAATGCAGGGAGCTTCACCCCGACATTCTCAAAAGCAAGGGAATAGGCGACTACGCCTTGAAGGCTTTGCAGGACGAACTCTGCCGCGTCAACGACGCATACTCTTTAATACAAAAATACAGGAAATAA
- a CDS encoding OmpP1/FadL family transporter, with amino-acid sequence MKKRNVYAGALIVACCVSHGAGFQVLEQGASNIGSALAGATANASSDASAAFWNPSAAIFSEKIGVGEIDMESGLNFVVPNFEFHNQGTTGYRDLYNMSGGEGGNAGEIAYVPNFYSVYRFHEDFAFTFSTTATYGLETDYDEGWVGRYHALNSDLTTIDVNPSLAYKVNDWLSISAGASLNWMHAYLTQNVFTGLGSPDAKLRVSGDGWSAGANVGFTIKYAEGGKFGVSWRSEVSHDLGGNAEQIVLGTSAYKRINCDLTLPQTVNAGIYQRLWGDLDRFAVMLDYSWTGWSAFEYLNIKYSDGSGTVGGRSVYENWKDTSRVAFGIHYYPEFDKNMVIRFGTAWDESPVRNASFRTARIPCTDRVWLSCGLGYQYDKFNFNLGYTYILFLEDPSINNASPSGLGTMKGYFTGMANVVSVQVGMKW; translated from the coding sequence ATGAAAAAGCGAAATGTGTACGCGGGCGCGTTGATTGTCGCCTGTTGTGTATCCCACGGCGCGGGGTTCCAAGTTTTGGAACAAGGCGCGTCAAACATAGGCTCCGCCTTGGCGGGGGCTACGGCAAATGCGTCGTCCGACGCTTCCGCCGCATTCTGGAATCCGTCGGCAGCGATATTTTCCGAGAAAATCGGGGTCGGGGAAATAGACATGGAATCGGGTCTGAACTTTGTAGTGCCCAATTTCGAATTCCACAATCAGGGAACGACGGGCTATCGCGACCTCTATAATATGTCGGGCGGAGAGGGCGGCAATGCGGGCGAAATCGCCTATGTTCCGAATTTCTATTCGGTCTACCGCTTCCACGAGGACTTTGCATTCACTTTTTCGACGACCGCAACCTACGGCCTCGAAACCGACTACGACGAAGGCTGGGTGGGCAGATACCACGCCCTCAATTCCGACCTCACAACCATCGACGTAAACCCGAGCCTTGCCTATAAAGTAAACGACTGGCTCTCGATTTCGGCGGGCGCGTCGCTCAACTGGATGCACGCGTACCTCACGCAGAACGTCTTCACGGGGCTTGGCTCGCCCGACGCAAAACTGCGCGTTTCGGGCGACGGCTGGAGCGCGGGCGCGAATGTCGGCTTTACAATCAAATACGCTGAGGGCGGCAAGTTCGGCGTCAGCTGGCGCAGCGAAGTCAGCCACGACCTCGGCGGCAATGCCGAACAAATCGTGCTTGGCACTTCGGCGTACAAACGCATCAACTGCGACCTCACACTGCCGCAGACCGTGAACGCGGGCATCTACCAGCGTCTGTGGGGCGACCTCGACCGCTTCGCCGTCATGCTCGACTATTCCTGGACGGGTTGGAGCGCGTTCGAATATCTCAACATCAAGTATTCCGACGGAAGCGGCACGGTCGGCGGGCGTTCGGTGTACGAAAACTGGAAGGACACTTCGCGCGTGGCGTTCGGCATTCACTACTATCCAGAGTTCGACAAAAACATGGTAATCCGCTTCGGCACGGCTTGGGATGAATCGCCCGTGCGCAACGCGTCGTTCCGCACAGCCCGCATTCCCTGCACCGACCGCGTTTGGTTATCATGCGGCTTGGGCTACCAGTACGACAAATTCAACTTCAACCTCGGCTACACATACATTCTGTTCCTCGAAGACCCCTCGATTAACAACGCAAGCCCGTCGGGCTTGGGCACCATGAAGGGCTATTTCACTGGAATGGCGAACGTAGTTTCCGTGCAGGTCGGCATGAAGTGGTAG
- the acpP gene encoding acyl carrier protein, translating into MSDIEQRVKEIIVNQLNVNEEQITPEASFIDDLGADSLDTVELIMAFEEEFKDQMGGKEIPESDAEKLTTVGKVIDYIKSKSE; encoded by the coding sequence ATGTCAGATATAGAACAAAGAGTAAAGGAAATCATCGTTAATCAGCTCAACGTAAACGAAGAGCAAATCACCCCCGAGGCCAGCTTTATTGATGACCTCGGCGCCGATTCGCTCGACACCGTTGAACTTATCATGGCTTTCGAAGAAGAGTTCAAGGACCAGATGGGCGGGAAGGAAATCCCCGAATCTGACGCCGAAAAGCTCACGACTGTCGGCAAGGTAATCGACTACATCAAGTCTAAGTCCGAGTAG
- the fabF gene encoding beta-ketoacyl-ACP synthase II yields the protein MKERIVITGIGVISPFGDGVEAFWDALKNGKNGIDKVSLFDASELNCQVAAECKHFDATKYMDPKEAKRSDRYTHFAVAASKLAMKDAGLETGVNVKPERFGVIIGSGVGGMDTIEKQSRAFIERGPRRVSPFMIPNLLANMSSGVVAIDLGAKGVNFSVVSACATGTHAIGEAMLHLQAGREDVILAGGSEAAVTPLSFAGFCAMKAMATNFNDEPQRASRPFDADRCGFVMGEGAGVLVLERYDHAVARGAHIYCEISGYGATCDAYHITSPDIEGRGLSQCLIRTLETAGVPLESVDYINAHGTSTPYNDKFETAAIRKVFGSYADKLMVSSTKSMTGHMLGAAGAIEAAVCAKTIEDGVVAPTINYEHPDPDCDLDYVPNVAREADVKIAISTNLGFGGHNGALLFKKI from the coding sequence ATGAAGGAACGTATCGTAATAACCGGTATCGGCGTAATTTCCCCGTTCGGCGACGGTGTCGAAGCGTTTTGGGACGCCCTCAAAAACGGCAAAAACGGAATCGACAAAGTTTCGCTTTTCGACGCGAGCGAGCTGAACTGCCAAGTCGCCGCCGAATGCAAACATTTCGACGCAACAAAATACATGGACCCCAAGGAGGCGAAACGCAGCGACAGATACACGCATTTCGCGGTTGCCGCCTCCAAGCTTGCAATGAAGGACGCGGGGCTTGAAACGGGCGTCAACGTCAAGCCCGAACGCTTCGGCGTGATTATCGGCTCCGGCGTAGGCGGCATGGACACAATCGAAAAGCAGTCCCGCGCGTTTATCGAACGCGGGCCGAGGCGCGTTTCGCCGTTCATGATTCCGAACCTCTTGGCGAACATGTCGTCGGGGGTAGTGGCAATCGACCTCGGCGCAAAGGGCGTAAATTTCAGCGTGGTCAGCGCGTGCGCCACGGGCACGCACGCAATCGGGGAGGCAATGCTCCACTTGCAGGCGGGTCGAGAAGACGTGATTCTTGCGGGCGGCAGCGAGGCGGCGGTAACCCCGCTTAGCTTCGCGGGCTTCTGCGCCATGAAGGCGATGGCTACAAATTTCAACGACGAACCCCAGAGGGCTTCGCGCCCGTTCGACGCCGACAGATGCGGCTTCGTCATGGGCGAGGGCGCGGGCGTTCTCGTGCTCGAACGCTACGACCACGCGGTCGCGCGCGGCGCGCACATCTACTGCGAAATTTCGGGCTACGGCGCAACCTGCGACGCCTACCACATCACAAGCCCCGACATCGAGGGGCGCGGGCTTTCGCAGTGCCTTATCCGCACGCTCGAAACTGCGGGCGTTCCGCTTGAATCGGTCGACTACATCAACGCGCACGGCACGTCCACGCCGTACAACGACAAGTTCGAAACCGCGGCAATCCGCAAGGTTTTCGGCAGCTACGCCGACAAGCTCATGGTAAGCTCTACAAAGAGCATGACGGGGCACATGCTCGGCGCGGCAGGCGCGATTGAAGCGGCGGTCTGCGCAAAGACAATCGAAGACGGCGTCGTCGCGCCGACAATCAACTACGAACACCCCGACCCCGACTGCGATTTGGACTATGTCCCGAACGTTGCGCGCGAGGCTGACGTGAAGATTGCAATCAGCACAAACCTCGGCTTCGGCGGCCACAACGGCGCGCTTCTCTTCAAGAAGATATAG
- a CDS encoding right-handed parallel beta-helix repeat-containing protein: MSGRIFLNLLFLSAASACAAAGGKIFVAQSGSDASGDGSEAKPYATLARALKDCAGGEIFVKSGVYEFSQTAGIEKSKSKISITGESGAGKCVEFIGAKRIGAENLKRVDDPQILGSLRKPSKGVLYCLDLKKFGLTDYGKMAKRGFGAQNKPMQMEAFYSAERGLRLAKFPNNGILRIGEVLKIGAVQSKEWRKKLGVSDAEKGGAIFKAAHEIPESWLKHDDIWLSGTFSVGWADDHQLVKKIDPKQKTVELQFPTSYGVLSSVPELATNKQDVSVRGYVVYNLLEEIDEPLEYYIDRKRGMFFVMLSKPPKKGQHIDFSTLESPILKISESKDVSVSGIKFSAGRSVGLAVADSNNVKISNCEFSNFGGFGANAEGYEYRPRNDYVFENCRFADNGSGGLRITGGDRKKLLPSGNIVRACDFFWNCRVKRNYAPSISIGGVGTVVEHCRLRGAEHQLLSFGGNDISIRNNSFEDACANASDMGAIYTGRDPSNKGIVIENNFFSNIRAANPDSKVCAVYIDDGSGGMKISKNIFCRSGTPGSSDVFAAVFLHGGHDNIVSKNVFIECDASAAHSRWSDKRWKKVFFEEYLFRLKKVVDIESEPYKKYKSLENFFTTTRERFNVFEHNLLYKTPPPYWGDFKLSNTKAALKPSEAPKIGGEWTLSDVEKYFGNNPLVKSILGGKIGLPK; this comes from the coding sequence ATGTCGGGACGGATTTTTCTTAACTTGCTCTTTTTGTCGGCGGCTTCGGCGTGCGCGGCCGCGGGCGGCAAAATTTTCGTGGCGCAAAGCGGCTCGGACGCATCGGGCGACGGCTCGGAAGCAAAGCCGTATGCGACGCTTGCGCGGGCGCTGAAAGACTGCGCGGGCGGCGAAATATTCGTAAAGTCGGGCGTCTACGAGTTCTCGCAAACGGCGGGCATTGAAAAATCGAAGTCGAAGATTTCGATAACGGGCGAATCGGGCGCGGGGAAATGCGTCGAGTTTATAGGCGCAAAGCGCATAGGCGCGGAGAATTTGAAAAGGGTCGATGACCCGCAAATTCTCGGCAGTCTCCGCAAACCAAGCAAGGGAGTGCTTTACTGCCTTGATCTCAAAAAATTCGGGCTGACCGACTACGGCAAAATGGCGAAGCGCGGCTTCGGAGCGCAAAACAAGCCAATGCAAATGGAGGCGTTTTACAGCGCGGAGCGCGGATTGCGGCTTGCAAAATTCCCGAACAATGGGATTCTGCGCATAGGCGAAGTTCTCAAAATCGGCGCGGTGCAGTCGAAGGAGTGGCGCAAAAAGCTGGGGGTGTCGGACGCCGAGAAAGGCGGCGCAATTTTCAAAGCCGCGCACGAAATCCCCGAATCGTGGCTGAAACACGACGACATTTGGCTTTCGGGCACGTTCTCGGTCGGCTGGGCGGACGACCACCAGCTCGTCAAAAAAATCGACCCGAAGCAAAAGACCGTCGAGCTTCAATTTCCCACAAGCTACGGCGTGCTCAGCTCCGTCCCCGAACTCGCAACGAACAAGCAGGACGTTTCCGTGCGCGGCTACGTTGTCTACAATCTTCTCGAAGAAATCGACGAGCCGCTCGAATACTACATCGACCGCAAGCGCGGAATGTTTTTCGTGATGCTTTCCAAGCCGCCGAAAAAGGGGCAGCACATAGATTTCTCCACGCTCGAATCGCCGATTCTTAAAATTTCGGAATCGAAGGACGTCTCCGTTTCGGGCATAAAATTCTCGGCGGGGCGCAGCGTCGGATTGGCGGTTGCGGACTCGAACAACGTGAAAATATCAAACTGCGAGTTCTCGAATTTCGGCGGCTTCGGAGCAAACGCGGAGGGCTACGAATACAGGCCGCGCAACGACTACGTTTTCGAAAATTGCCGCTTCGCCGACAACGGAAGCGGCGGACTGCGCATTACAGGCGGCGACAGAAAAAAGCTTCTGCCGTCGGGAAATATCGTCCGCGCCTGCGATTTCTTCTGGAATTGTCGGGTAAAGCGCAACTACGCGCCGTCGATTTCAATCGGAGGCGTAGGAACGGTAGTCGAGCATTGCCGCCTGCGCGGGGCGGAGCACCAGCTGCTCTCGTTCGGGGGCAACGACATTTCGATACGCAACAACTCTTTCGAAGACGCCTGCGCAAACGCCTCCGACATGGGAGCAATCTACACGGGGCGCGACCCGTCGAACAAGGGAATCGTAATAGAAAATAATTTCTTCTCGAACATACGCGCGGCAAATCCCGACTCGAAGGTCTGCGCCGTCTACATCGACGACGGTTCGGGCGGCATGAAAATTTCGAAAAACATTTTCTGCCGCAGCGGCACCCCCGGAAGTTCAGACGTTTTCGCGGCGGTCTTCCTGCACGGCGGGCACGACAACATTGTTTCGAAAAACGTGTTTATAGAATGCGACGCGTCCGCCGCGCACAGCCGCTGGAGCGACAAACGCTGGAAAAAAGTATTTTTCGAAGAGTATTTATTTAGGCTCAAAAAAGTCGTGGACATCGAGTCCGAGCCGTACAAAAAATACAAAAGCCTCGAAAACTTCTTCACCACAACGCGCGAGAGGTTCAACGTTTTCGAGCACAACCTGCTCTACAAAACCCCACCGCCCTATTGGGGCGACTTCAAACTGTCTAACACGAAAGCCGCGCTCAAGCCCTCCGAAGCCCCGAAAATAGGCGGCGAGTGGACTCTTTCAGACGTCGAAAAATACTTCGGAAACAATCCCCTCGTGAAAAGCATTCTCGGCGGAAAAATCGGCTTGCCGAAATAG